From Actinomycetota bacterium, a single genomic window includes:
- a CDS encoding ATP-binding protein, producing MIDRTHLRQTVQKKLDANRVVALIGPRQSGKTTLAREFISPSSVNYFDLEDPLSLALLDQPMTALQDLTGLVVIDEIQRRPDLFPVLRVLADRNPLPARFLILGSASPELLRQSSESLAGRISTLSMSGFSLEEVGAQAQNALWRRGGFPLSFTASSEEASLEWRKDFVSTFLERDIPQFGFSIPSTSLFRFWSLLAHYHGQVWNAAEAARTLNISEGTARRYVDLLQNLFMVRLLQPWYANLGKRQVKSPKVYIRDTGLLHVLLGIRTEQELLLHPRSGASWEGFVIEEMIKATAPEEVYFWRTHSGAELDLLMIKDGKKIGVECKRVDAPRLTPSMLAAKQDLELSTLMVIYPGSKRYSLAENIRTVPLSNLAEEGVAW from the coding sequence ATGATTGACCGCACTCATCTCAGACAAACCGTCCAAAAGAAACTCGACGCCAATCGAGTCGTAGCCTTGATCGGCCCCAGGCAATCCGGCAAAACCACCCTGGCGCGAGAATTCATCTCCCCAAGCTCTGTCAATTATTTTGACCTGGAAGACCCATTAAGCCTGGCACTGCTCGACCAGCCCATGACTGCTTTGCAGGATCTGACCGGCCTGGTGGTTATCGATGAAATTCAGCGGCGTCCGGACCTGTTTCCCGTGCTGAGAGTGCTGGCGGATCGTAACCCGCTCCCTGCTCGTTTTTTGATCTTAGGGAGTGCTTCTCCAGAACTCTTGCGACAATCTTCTGAGAGCCTCGCCGGGCGCATCTCCACTCTTTCCATGAGCGGATTCAGCCTGGAGGAAGTGGGAGCGCAGGCACAAAACGCCCTCTGGCGGCGCGGTGGATTTCCGCTTTCATTCACTGCATCCAGCGAAGAAGCCAGCCTTGAATGGCGCAAAGATTTTGTATCCACATTTTTGGAACGAGACATTCCCCAATTCGGGTTCAGCATTCCTTCCACCAGTCTGTTTCGCTTCTGGAGCCTGCTGGCTCACTATCACGGGCAGGTCTGGAATGCGGCTGAAGCGGCTCGCACCTTGAACATCAGCGAAGGCACGGCGCGCCGGTATGTCGATTTACTTCAGAACCTGTTTATGGTGCGGCTGCTCCAACCCTGGTATGCTAACCTGGGAAAGCGGCAGGTGAAGTCTCCAAAAGTGTATATTCGTGACACGGGGTTGCTCCATGTTCTTCTGGGGATCCGCACCGAACAGGAACTGCTTTTGCACCCGCGCAGCGGCGCATCTTGGGAGGGGTTCGTGATCGAAGAAATGATCAAGGCGACTGCCCCAGAGGAAGTATATTTTTGGCGCACCCACTCCGGGGCTGAACTGGACTTGCTCATGATTAAAGATGGCAAGAAAATTGGCGTGGAGTGTAAACGCGTTGACGCTCCTCGGCTGACGCCATCGATGCTGGCGGCAAAGCAAGATCTTGAATTATCCACACTAATGGTAATTTACCCTGGATCCAAACGCTATTCATTGGCCGAGAATATCAGGACAGTGCCGCTTTCCAACTTGGCCGAAGAGGGTGTGGCGTGGTGA
- a CDS encoding thioredoxin family protein gives MIFMNLSDFQIKITQMGKPVIVDFWAPWCGPCRRTKPILEKLAQEYAETVNFLPINADDSQEVLEQFHISGIPTVMALRDGKIVGRVTGSQNETGYRAMFIALADGSEVKIPLTPFDRYLRLGAGALLFLVALFTDSWLVAGLGGLVAFLGIYDRCPIWGEVSKLLKSGRS, from the coding sequence TTGATTTTTATGAACCTATCAGACTTTCAAATCAAGATAACGCAAATGGGTAAGCCCGTGATTGTAGATTTCTGGGCGCCCTGGTGCGGCCCATGCCGTAGGACCAAACCTATCCTGGAAAAGCTTGCGCAGGAGTATGCTGAAACCGTGAATTTTCTGCCGATCAATGCCGATGACTCACAAGAAGTGCTCGAACAGTTCCACATATCGGGTATTCCTACTGTAATGGCACTGCGGGACGGGAAGATCGTTGGACGCGTAACAGGATCCCAAAACGAAACTGGCTATCGCGCCATGTTTATAGCTCTGGCCGATGGGTCGGAAGTAAAAATTCCCTTGACGCCCTTTGATCGTTACCTGCGCCTGGGGGCTGGTGCGCTGCTGTTCCTGGTTGCATTATTCACTGACAGCTGGCTGGTGGCTGGTCTCGGAGGGCTTGTTGCTTTTCTGGGGATTTACGACCGTTGCCCTATTTGGGGCGAGGTTTCCAAACTACTGAAGAGCGGTCGAAGCTGA
- a CDS encoding DUF2892 domain-containing protein produces MKRNMSNLDRIIRVIIAALFAYLYFGGTVTGMFGIILVVLGAVFLLTSIVAFCPLYLPFKISTFKG; encoded by the coding sequence ATGAAACGCAATATGTCCAACCTTGACCGCATTATCCGGGTCATCATCGCTGCCCTGTTTGCCTATCTATATTTTGGCGGAACCGTCACAGGCATGTTCGGTATTATCCTGGTAGTGCTCGGCGCGGTCTTTCTATTGACCTCCATCGTCGCGTTCTGCCCGCTCTACCTACCCTTCAAAATCAGCACCTTTAAAGGCTAA